The following are encoded together in the Thunnus maccoyii chromosome 18, fThuMac1.1, whole genome shotgun sequence genome:
- the atp6v0a1a gene encoding V-type proton ATPase 116 kDa subunit a, whose protein sequence is MGELFRSEEMTLAQLFLQSEAAYCCVSELGEIGMVQFRDLNPDVNVFQRKFVNEVRRCEEMDRKLRFVEKEIKKANIPIVDTGENPEVPFPRDMIDLEATFEKLENELKEINTNQEALKKNFLELTELKHILRRTQQFFDEMEDPSLLEESSTLLDPNEVNRGAPLRLGFVAGVIGRERIPTFERMLWRVCRGNVFLRQADIEDPLEDPATGDQVHKSVFIIFFQGDQLKNRVKKICEGFRATLYPCPETPQERKEMLAGVNARIDDLQMVLNQTEDHRQRVLQAAAKTVRVWFIKVRKMKAIYHTLNLCNIDVTQKCLIAEVWCPVSDLDSIQFALRRGTEKSGSTVPSILNRMQTKQTPPTYNKTNKFTSGFQNIVDAYGIGSYREINPAPYTIITFPFLFAVMFGDLGHGMLMTCAALYLVLRESRLMAQKNDNEMFSMVFAGRYIILLMGIFSVYTGIIYNDCFSKSLNLFGSGWSVRPMFDARVGGNWTFETLDGNKILQLDPAIDGVFNGPYPIGIDPIWNIATNKLTFLNSFKMKMSVILGVIHMLFGVTLSLFNHLYFKKPLNIYLGFIPEIIFMSSLFGYLVLLIFYKWVSYDARTSKDAPSLLIAFINMFLFNYNDPSNKPLYRGQMGLQSLLVVIALACVPCMLIVKTLVLRRQYLWRKNLGTANFGGIRVGNGPTEDEAEIIQHDQLSQHSEEEPEFNFSDVAVHQAIHTIEYCLGCISNTASYLRLWALSLAHAQLSEVLWSMVMHIGLSTSSLGGFFLLSIVFFFFAVLTVAILLIMEGLSAFLHALRLHWVEFQNKFYSGQGFKFLPFTFESILDGRFED, encoded by the exons ATGGGGGAACTCTTCCGAAGTGAAGAGATGACGCTGGCCCAGCTCTTCCTCCAGTCAGAAGCTGCCTACTGTTGTGTCAGTGAGCTGGGAGAGATTGGGATGGTGCAGTTCCGTGAT tTAAATCCTGATGTGAATGTGTTCCAACGAAAGTTTGTCAATGAAGTACGACGATGTGAAGAGATGGATCGCAAACTAA GGTTTGTGGAGAAAGAGATTAAGAAGGCCAACATCCCGATAGTTGACACAGGAGAGAACCCTGAAGTCCCTTTCCCAAGGGACATGATCGACTTGGAG gccacatttgagaagcttgagaatgagctgaaagaaataaacaccAACCAAGAAGCCCTAAAGAAGAACTTCCTGGAACTGACTGAGCTCAAGCACATACTGCGCCGCACGCAACAGTTTTTTGATGAG ATGGAGGACCCCAGTTTACTGGAGGAGTCATCCACCCTTCTGGACCCCAATGAAGTTAATCGAGGGGCTCCTCTCAGACTGGG ATTTGTGGCTGGAGTTATCGGAAGGGAACGTATCCCCACGTTTGAGAGGATGCTGTGGAGAGTTTGCAGAGGAAATGTGTTCCTGAGGCAGGCAGACATTGAAGATCCTCTGGAGGACCCTGCCACG GGGGACCAGGTCCACAAGTCTGTCTTCATCATTTTCTTCCAAGGAGACCAGCTTAAGAACAGAGTCAAGAAGATCTGTGAGGG GTTCAGAGCAACGTTGTACCCGTGTCCAGAAACACCtcaggagaggaaagagatgCTAGCAGGGGTGAATGCTCGCATTGATGACCTACAAATG GTGCTGAACCAGACAGAGGATCATAGGCAGAGGGTCCTGCAGGCTGCAGCCAAGACAGTCAGAGTGTGGTTCATCAAGGTGAGGAAGATGAAGGCCATCTACCACACCCTAAACCTCTGCAACATTGATGTCACTCAGAAGTGTCTGATCGCCGAGGTGTGGTGTCCTGTCTCTGACCTGGACTCCATCCAGTTTGCCCTGCGAAGGGGGACG GAGAAGAGCGGCTCCACTGTGCCTTCCATTCTCAACAGAATGCAGACCAAGCAGACCCCACCCACCTATAACAAGACAAACAAGTTCACCTCAGGCTTTCAAAACATTGTGGATGCTTATGGGATCGGCAGCTACCGTGAGATTAATCCAG CTCCATACACCATCATCACCTTCCCCTTCCTATTCGCGGTTATGTTTGGTGACCTGGGCCACGGGATGCTCATGACCTGCGCTGCTCTATACCTTGTGCTGAGAGAGAGCAGGCTGATGGCCCAGAAGAACGATAACGAG ATGTTCAGCATGGTGTTTGCAGGGCGCTACATAATCCTGCTGATGGGAATCTTCTCAGTCTATACGGGCATCATTTACAACGACTGTTTCTCCAAGTCCCTCAATCTATTCGGCTCTGGCTGGAGCGTCAGGCCGATGTTTGACGCTCGAGTGGGAGGCAACTGGAC GTTCGAAACACTCGATGGGAATAAAATTTTGCAGTTGGACCCAGCAATAGATGGAGTTTTCAATGGGCCGTATCCTATTGGCATTGATCCG ATATGGAACATTGCCACCAACAAGCTGACATTCCTGAACTCCTTCAAGATGAAGATGTCTGTTATCCTGGGAGTCATCCACATGTTGTTTGGAGTCACTCTCAGTCTCTTCAACCActt GTATTTCAAGAAGCCACTAAATATCTATTTGGGATTTATCCCAGAGATTATCTTTATGTCCAGTCTGTTTGGCTACCTAGTCCTTCTAATCTTCTATAAGTGGGTGTCATACGATGCACGCACCTCTAAGGATGCGCCTAGTCTCCTCATTGCCTTCATCAACATGTTCCTCTTCAACTACAATGACCCCAGTAACAAACCTCTCTACAGAGGACAG ATGGGCTTACAATCACTCTTGGTGGTCATCGCCTTGGCATGTGTTCCTTGTATGTTAATAGTGAAAACTCTGGTTCTGCGGAGACAGTATTTGTGGCGGAAAAACCTG GGCACAGCAAACTTTGGAGGGATTAGGGTGGGCAACGGACCCACTGAGGATGAGGCGGAAATCATCCAGCATGACCAGCTCTCACAGCACTCTGAGGAGGAGCCTGAG TTTAACTTTTCAGACGTGGCAGTGCACCAGGCGATCCACACCATAGAGTACTGCCTGGGTTGTATCTCCAACACTGCTTCCTATCTGAGGCTTTGGGCCCTCAGTCTGGCTCATGCAC AGTTGTCAGAGGTGCTGTGGTCCATGGTGATGCACATTGGCCTTTCCACAAGCAGCCTCGGAGGGTTCTTCCTCCTGTCCATAGTCTTTTTCTTCTTCGCTGTTCTCACAGTGGCAATTCTTCTCATTATGGAAGGTCTGTCAGCCTTCCTGCATGCGTTGCGACTGCACTG GGTTGAGTTCCAAAACAAGTTTTACTCGGGCCAAGGCTTCAAGTTCCTCCCTTTCACATTTGAAAGCATCCTGGATGGGAGGTTTGAAGACTGA